Proteins co-encoded in one Arachis hypogaea cultivar Tifrunner chromosome 11, arahy.Tifrunner.gnm2.J5K5, whole genome shotgun sequence genomic window:
- the LOC112721180 gene encoding zinc finger A20 and AN1 domain-containing stress-associated protein 1, whose amino-acid sequence MASEHNNDNSTSYQPSEPRPCTNGCGFFGTAGNRDLCSKCFRDLFLEEQRAASAKVVVEKTLLHGGVASRSSPSSDTTDASVVVTAEPPSSSAAAAAPSGPVKASNRCRGCNKKVGLTGFVCKCGATFCGVHRYPERHDCPFDFKGVGRDAISKANPVVKADKLDKF is encoded by the coding sequence ATGGCTTCTGAGCATAACAACGACAACAGCACAAGCTACCAACCTTCGGAGCCAAGACCATGCACCAACGGTTGCGGCTTCTTCGGCACCGCCGGCAACAGAGACCTCTGCTCCAAGTGCTTCAGAGATCTTTTTCTTGAAGAACAGCGTGCCGCTTCAGCCAAAGTCGTCGTTGAGAAAACCCTTCTCCATGGCGGCGTTGCTTCCCGGTCCTCTCCTTCTTCGGACACCACCGACGCCTCTGTCGTTGTTACGGCGGAGCCTCCTTCTTCCTCCGCTGCCGCAGCAGCGCCTTCCGGTCCCGTGAAGGCCTCGAACCGGTGCCGTGGTTGCAACAAGAAGGTTGGGCTGACGGGTTTCGTTTGCAAGTGTGGAGCGACGTTCTGCGGCGTTCACCGTTATCCAGAGAGGCACGATTGTCCGTTTGATTTCAAGGGCGTTGGACGTGACGCGATTTCCAAGGCTAATCCTGTTGTGAAAGCAGATAAGCTCGATAAGTTTTAG